TTGCCGCCCTTGCGGTCGGGCGGGTGTGCTGCTTGGCGATGCATGTAGGCATTGCCTTCACGGCGTGGTGTTCGCGGGAACGGTACTCGCTGGGGGTTATGCCCACGATCTCGGTGAAGCGGGAACTGAACGAACCCAAGGATGTACAGCCAACCTCCATGCAAGCATCCGTGACGCTGGTTCCCGAGCGAAGCAATGCCATGGCCCGCTCGATCCGCCTGGTCATGAGGTAGTTGTAGGGCGATTCGCCATACGCGGCCTTGAATTGGCGGGAGAAGTGGGCGGGGGACATCAGCGCGCCGGCGGCCATGGTGGGCACATCCAGCGGGCGCGCATACTCGCGGTCAATGAAGTCGCGCGCTCGCCGCAGATGGGCCAAGTTGGCCAGTTCCTGCGGAGTCATGCGGCAAGTCTACTAGTCTCAGTCCCATGGATTCAGTGGTTTGGTCGAAGCCCGAAAACGAGCGGGCAGGCACCCCTTTGTTGGTGATGTTGCACGGTTATGGCACCAGCGAGCAGCGCATGGTGAAGCTGTTCCCGCATTTGCCCGCGGACTTCAGCTGTGCCGCGCTGCGTGGGCCCAAAGTCATCGGTGACGACTACGGCTGGTTCCTGCTGGACTACTTCCTTACCAACGACTTCGCGGACGTCATCTCCTCCACCAACCGGGTGTTCGACTGGATCAACTCCGTCAAAGGGAACCACAGCAGCGTCAGCCTGCTGGGTTACTCCCAAGGCATGGCCATGGCCAGCACGCTCCTGCGCCTGCGTCCACAGGAGTTCAAGGCGACGGTGGGCCTGTCCGGCTTCGTGATGG
This Paenarthrobacter sp. GOM3 DNA region includes the following protein-coding sequences:
- a CDS encoding helix-turn-helix transcriptional regulator produces the protein MTPQELANLAHLRRARDFIDREYARPLDVPTMAAGALMSPAHFSRQFKAAYGESPYNYLMTRRIERAMALLRSGTSVTDACMEVGCTSLGSFSSRFTEIVGITPSEYRSREHHAVKAMPTCIAKQHTRPTARAATT
- a CDS encoding alpha/beta hydrolase, producing the protein MDSVVWSKPENERAGTPLLVMLHGYGTSEQRMVKLFPHLPADFSCAALRGPKVIGDDYGWFLLDYFLTNDFADVISSTNRVFDWINSVKGNHSSVSLLGYSQGMAMASTLLRLRPQEFKATVGLSGFVMDNDLLALSESFDSPPPFFWGRDKADPVINEDAIAHTEEWLHANVALTARTYPGMGHRIEPQELVDVSAFLKYYVLR